Proteins from a genomic interval of Synechococcus sp. A15-28:
- a CDS encoding capsular biosynthesis protein encodes MATRRAPALVQVRIEGPVLLLMGPIGLFFARFSRYLRGCGIPVTKVRFPLREFGFPADVCVPFREPMEAWRPFLRQLLQERGIRHIFMYGDFIIPHRIAIEEAQALGIEAWVFELGYLRPNYVTLERDRVNARSNLNQPAVFYRQLPPVDQLPRDIVLDSGWRWRKAWKAPTFIQHAFTRYPIIEGEHKLQPTPGFLWCQLRGSWRYWLYRWQERNLKRRLLEHLSFFLAVLQVSSDSQIQLGSPYRGMHDFIEDVIRSFAAHAHSSDHLAFKHHPRDRGYNHYGSLIAVLAGRYGVSGRVHYFHDGPLSRYLRTCRGVITVNSTVGLQALFHAVPTKTMGNTFYNLDGLTDQKPLDDFWRDPQPSDRPLFWRFYHHLVMTTQVNGNFDGDFPFRITFPIGQGARQLDPQPQLPPLRPRPRMNSLLVPARVLARLGWAAVGFVLYGLQLPAVLLRRADLAAQLMTWASAVALRALGVQVVVDDSQPSEPAGMPLVHIFNHRSPCDGLVIQGVLRLPGMTTAQLHLKWVLPGYAAAARNAGSAVLDHRQPSSRLEGMMRASALLRDHGQIMLAPNGSLVTPIEERVSPSAWMLAQHYDGCVVPWLFRYDGLDEAVGARYRPLALLLSRLTAPLGTIHCRRGRSQDLVLPKDPRDREGFSRAVRAYYQQAQD; translated from the coding sequence TTGGCCACGAGACGGGCACCGGCGCTGGTGCAGGTGCGCATCGAAGGACCGGTTCTGCTGCTGATGGGCCCGATCGGGCTGTTCTTTGCCCGTTTTAGCCGCTACCTGCGGGGCTGCGGCATCCCGGTCACCAAGGTGCGTTTCCCGCTGCGGGAATTTGGCTTTCCGGCTGATGTTTGTGTGCCGTTCCGGGAGCCGATGGAGGCCTGGCGGCCCTTTCTGCGCCAGCTGCTGCAGGAGCGGGGCATCCGCCACATCTTTATGTATGGGGACTTCATCATTCCCCACCGGATTGCGATTGAAGAGGCCCAGGCCCTTGGGATTGAGGCCTGGGTGTTCGAGCTGGGTTACCTGCGGCCCAATTACGTGACCCTGGAGCGGGACCGGGTCAATGCTCGTTCCAACCTCAACCAACCCGCGGTCTTCTATCGCCAGCTGCCGCCGGTGGATCAGTTGCCGCGAGACATCGTGCTGGACTCGGGTTGGCGTTGGCGCAAGGCCTGGAAGGCCCCCACCTTTATCCAGCACGCCTTCACCCGTTACCCGATCATCGAGGGGGAGCACAAACTGCAACCCACCCCTGGTTTTCTCTGGTGCCAGCTGCGCGGCAGCTGGCGCTACTGGCTGTACCGCTGGCAGGAGCGGAATCTGAAGCGGCGGCTGCTGGAGCACCTCTCGTTTTTCTTGGCGGTGCTGCAGGTCTCCAGTGATTCGCAGATCCAGCTGGGCTCGCCCTACCGCGGTATGCACGACTTCATTGAGGACGTGATCCGGTCTTTTGCGGCCCATGCCCACAGCTCCGATCATCTGGCCTTCAAACACCATCCGCGGGACCGGGGCTACAACCACTACGGAAGCCTGATCGCTGTGCTGGCAGGGCGTTACGGCGTCAGTGGCCGGGTGCACTACTTCCACGACGGCCCCCTCAGCCGCTACCTGCGCACCTGCCGCGGGGTGATCACGGTGAACAGCACGGTGGGCCTTCAAGCCCTGTTCCATGCAGTGCCCACCAAAACCATGGGCAACACCTTCTACAACCTGGACGGACTGACGGACCAGAAGCCTCTGGATGATTTCTGGCGGGACCCCCAGCCCAGTGATCGGCCGCTGTTCTGGCGCTTCTATCACCACCTGGTGATGACCACTCAGGTGAATGGCAATTTCGACGGGGACTTCCCCTTCCGCATCACCTTCCCGATTGGCCAAGGGGCTCGCCAGCTGGATCCGCAGCCGCAGCTGCCGCCGCTTCGGCCACGGCCACGGATGAACTCCCTGCTGGTGCCGGCCCGGGTGCTAGCCCGCCTGGGTTGGGCCGCCGTGGGGTTTGTCTTGTACGGCCTGCAGTTGCCTGCGGTGCTGTTGCGGCGTGCGGACTTGGCGGCGCAACTGATGACCTGGGCCTCAGCTGTGGCCTTGCGGGCGCTTGGGGTGCAGGTGGTGGTGGATGACAGTCAGCCCAGCGAGCCGGCCGGGATGCCCCTGGTGCACATCTTCAACCACCGCAGCCCCTGTGATGGCCTGGTGATTCAAGGGGTGCTGCGCCTGCCGGGCATGACCACGGCTCAGTTGCATCTGAAATGGGTGTTGCCCGGATACGCGGCCGCAGCCCGCAACGCCGGGTCGGCCGTGTTGGATCACCGTCAGCCCAGTTCGCGCCTGGAAGGGATGATGCGGGCCTCCGCGTTGTTGCGCGACCACGGTCAGATCATGCTGGCCCCCAACGGCTCATTGGTGACGCCGATCGAAGAGCGGGTGTCCCCCAGCGCCTGGATGCTGGCTCAGCACTACGACGGTTGTGTGGTGCCCTGGCTGTTTCGCTATGACGGACTGGATGAGGCTGTGGGTGCCCGATACCGCCCCCTGGCGCTGCTGTTGAGCCGGTTGACGGCGCCGTTGGGAACGATTCACTGCCGCCGGGGCCGGTCCCAGGATCTGGTTCTGCCAAAGGATCCCCGTGATCGGGAGGGGTTCAGCCGTGCTGTGCGGGCGTATTACCAGCAAGCACAAGACTGA